A stretch of Pyrenophora tritici-repentis strain M4 chromosome 7, whole genome shotgun sequence DNA encodes these proteins:
- a CDS encoding phytanoyl-CoA dioxygenase, with amino-acid sequence MQLASQFFTIQGAVAHTDMPIESGPTRLLPFSQKYEEGYIADRIPEFQDYFVNIYVSVPLAMGDGLFFNPALFHAAGQNNSADVMRSANLLQISSAFGRPMETIDTLPLIEITWEVISKMYEDDGLSAELEAFVSVVAQGYPFLTNLDRRIPNTAGMAPGSEQELLVSCVKAHSTEEHVLTQLKEIRENSRA; translated from the coding sequence ATGCAGCTCGCTTCGCAATTCTTTACAATCCAAGGCGCAGTCGCGCATACAGATATGCCGATCGAAAGCGGTCCCACGCGCTTACTACCGTTTAGTCAGAAGTACGAGGAAGGTTACATAGCAGACCGCATACCAGAGTTTCAAGACTACTTTGTTAATATCTACGTCTCTGTACCTTTAGCCATGGGTGACGGCCTCTTCTTCAACCCTGCTCTATTTCACGCAGCCGGTCAGAATAACTCTGCAGACGTCATGCGCTCTGCAAatctattgcagatttcaTCAGCGTTTGGAAGGCCAATGGAAACTATCGATACATTACCGTTGATTGAAATAACTTGGGAAGTCATTAGCAAGATGTACGAAGATGATGGATTGAGTGCTGAGCTTGAGGCGTTCGTCAGTGTGGTTGCGCAAGGCTATCCCTTTTTGACCAATCTTGACAGGCGAATACCAAACACAGCTGGGATGGCCCCAGGAAGCGAGCAGGAATTACTAGTCAGCTGTGTGAAAGCGCACTCTACCGAGGAACATGTGTTGACTCAGCTGAAGGAGATAAGAGAAAATTCGAGAGCGTGA